Within the Musa acuminata AAA Group cultivar baxijiao chromosome BXJ2-9, Cavendish_Baxijiao_AAA, whole genome shotgun sequence genome, the region TGAAatcaacaattggtatcatttaGGATTAAGAGATGAAAATTTGGAGGCTTTCCTCTTGTAATAATCTCTAACAAAATGCAAGCAACATTTACATTAAACTATGGTGTGCATGGTGTGGCACTGAGCCTTTGAATTGGGAGCCACTGCAACTTTGCTGCAAGTCCTCGAAGGCAGGGATGGTTGCCTCCCAACGTCCCAAAGTGAAAGGGAAAGCAGAGTTGCAAGTCTCGAAGTCATAGCAGTCCACAGGAAACAGAGAACCCCTTAGAATATTAGCACAGTGAAAGCCGGAGGCAGCTAAGAAAAGTAGATCCCACGTAGTCCTCATGGCGGTGTCTCTCCTGCCACCACCACTCGAATCGAGACGGCACGAGGCTTCCTTTCCCTTTGCTTTTGTGCTCTCAGAGTTGGGCGTCTCGGGgcttgggagagagagagagagagagagctttactTTGTGTGCCCTTCTTGGTCATGCTCCCCTCGGAGAGACCACCACTGCCATGGCTTCTGCGACCCGAGAAGACAACCCCAAGTTCTACAGGGAATGCTTCGATCAGTACAATAATCTCAGTTGCTGTCACAAAGCTTACAGCAGAGAAAACTGTGATGAATATTTTATGGATAAGAAGTGCTAAGATGTGTGCATCACTTTCTATATGAAGTCCTTTTCATATATTCTTACACAATCTCTTCATGTTTAGGAAATCAAAACTGTAATAAAACCATGCAATTTTTCCTTCTTTAGATGCCACAgtaaaatattttgtgataattGGTTTGGTCTCATATGATTTATAAGAACATAAAGGTTTTATGGACTTGAATGTTTTGAATTCTTAGAGACACACTGTAACAGCTGAATGTAAAGAGTTTACAGAATTATGATCTTTCATAAATCCTTCTTAAGAGTAATAATCCATCAAGTTTTGTTTCATTAGAACATCAGAGGCAGATATCATCTCCTCAACTCTTACAACTGAAACCATGATCATATATTTCAACTCTAATCTTTCACCATCCTCCAAATAATTTCTAGCATATTGAAGAGATAGCAAAATtattcttctttccatctcttacAAGCATAGTCTGTTCTTTTGCTATGCTCAAATTAATTGTTAGATATTAGGATGTCCAGATTCCATATAATTGCAGTATTCTACAGATGCAGAGTTCCTCTTCTTATCAACTCTCACAAAATCCTTTTATATGGGCAAAAAAAGGGGGCAAAATTATACATATTACTCACTGAACAAAGAAAGAGGTAAAAACGCTTCTTTGCTTCCTTCGTTACTCTTTAGAGGACCAAAGCAAGGCCGGTGATGGCCTTAACCCCTGCTGCCGTCGGCCTCGCTGGCGACGGCCGCCATGGCGAAGCTGCCACCTCGGTCTTCTTCTTTGCTACTGCCGTCGCAACAGGGCTGTCATCCCCCAACTTTCCGACGCCGGATTCCTCGAACTCGCCAGAAAAATTGACGGCCGAGATCGAACAGGGGATTATGCCGCTGCCGCGGCCGCTCTTCACCCCTCCGCTCGCCGACTCCTCCTTGGCTTCCATGGCGGTCGTCCGCTGGTAGGGGGAAAGCCACTTGGCCCTCGTGTACTCGGGCTGCCTCCACGGCGGAACATGGAGGCCCTTCTTCTTCAGGCTCTGCCGCCCCGCTTCCGACGCGAGGGCGACGATCGACTGTAGCCGCTCGGGTCGTCCGACGAACACGGACGGCAGGTGATGGAGGACCGCGCGGTACGACTTGCTGGGCCGCGCCACCTCGAACTCCGATTTGAAGTCCACGTCCACAAGGAGGCGGTCACCGCCGTCGACGACCACGTCGATGTACTCGTACTCCCCTGCCGCGCGATCCACACGTCAAATGGCGATGAAGGAGAGAGGAAAGGATTGGGAAGGTAAGAAATCGGAGGAAAAGTGAAACGATACCGGCCGGGAAGGAGGGACTTTTATCCCACCGTGACTTGCAAATTGCGGCATCGTAGCCGAGGGATCGAAGCCCGTCGACCACCATCCTTCGGCAAACGTCCTTGTTCTTCGAGTTCCTCGCCTTCTCGAGGATCTTTGACGCATCCGCCAAGAGATTTCGCTCCGCTACGCTCGCGCAGGGTACCAAACCCTGCTCAAATTGCCGAGACGCGTTTGAATTCGAGTAGGAAACTCCCAAAATCGAAACTTTCGAGCAAGAAACTACCTCGATTGACTCGGCCGCGTCTCCCGTGGGAGAGGAGGAGCCCGAGGCATCGCCATCGCGGGCATCGAAGCCGTCGTCGGAGCTGTCGTCGAAGCTGGCGTTGAAGCAGTTGCAACGGCCCCGCGGCGGCTTCTCGTGGTTACCGTTCTCAATGAAGCTGAGGACCATCGTATCCAAGCACACCGAGCTCGGCTCGACGTCGCCAccgtcctcctccctctccttctccctcCAGTCTCCGGAGCCAGCGAGCTTCTCGGCCAGGGAGGGCCTCAGGACGCTCGGAAACTGCCGCTCGAGGAGCCGCTTCAGCCTCGACTTGGCCGCGGCCTTCCACGGGTCGCTTCTCGGCGCGAAAGCGATCGCCCCTTCCGAATCGATCGGCCGAACCTTCATCTGGAACGGCATCGCTGAAGCGATCCCCACCAAAACCCCACCTTTCCTCCTCCGCGCACCGCTCCAGTCACGCCATCTCCTACCACTGCCGAACCCTATCAAAAATCGCAGCCTATAACCCGAACACCAGGAAGAAATGACCGAATCCGAGGACCACCTAAAACAAGAAACACGAAAGAACTAATTTTTCGACACGAAGAAGCTGGAAGACGCACTGCGACCAAGAACTCGTTCAGCAGTCAAAAGAACTCCGCCATCTCACCTCACGTCCGCAAGGATTCACCTATTTCAACCACAAAACGGCGATCTCCGAGGTCACCGACGCGATGAGACACACCCCGTCGATATTCCAGCGAGGGTCGGCGCCAGAGATGCGATTTCCTCCATTGATTCCGGTGACTGAGGTCGAACAGTTCGGGGTCCGAAGGAACGGAGTGGTTTAAAAAGGCATGGAAAAAACCCATCGCTTTTAGCTCCGCTACGTGGCGGACTTCGCCGAGCGGCACGAACTTCCCCTCTGATCATGGCGCGTGTCCATTCTTGGTACTACCGGTGACGCACAACCGTCCACTATGTATAAATGTAAGACGCAAAATGTCCGAAATAGATCTAATCGATGACTTAATTAACTAATTATCCTCCTAATTATCCATAACTTCTCGTTAGACACGTGAGGGGTAGATCAGTAAATCGAGACGTGAGGCGAATTCCGCGGCTCGGCATTAAATTTCCTTCCGATAATGACACGTGTCTCATCCGCCCGGATGAGGCGGCGCGCAGCCGTCCACCAGATTTTTCATCGCGGACACGAAACCTCAGAATAGAATAGATTAATGTACCATTTTACCCCTCCATTAACGAGCTTTTCACCAGCATAGCCCATGACACGTGAGGGGCAAATCAGGGAAGCGATCCTGTAGATGTCCTCGATCGATGGTATTTCAGTGAATAACGGAAGCGTAGAGGATTGATACGTCATTATGCTCACTCGTGACCAAAATCGTATCCCGACGACCGCGATGGTCCTGCTTTAGTCATTCACGTTTATAACGTGACTACATAAACCGTTATTTCCAATATAACGTTTTTAAGAGAGTGCGCACGCTCGTGACCCAAGTCGCGGGCCCCCGGGATTCATAATCTCTTGTGGTACTCACGTTCGTAACGTGAGTACGGCAACCGTTATTTCCGACACAGCGGTTTTCGACGCGAGGAGTTGACCGCCACGGGGACGGTGGCACTCCGGCGAATAATGGAACCGTGACTCAAGTCGTGGGACGGCCTATCTCGACGCGGAGATTCGCGAGGAGTCGAGATTATTCTTTCCGCGTGAGTGcaggaaaagaagagagaaggagACGACGCATCGGCATTAACTCCATGTTTGAACTCTGAGGAAGCTTCGTGTCATTTCTGGATCGAGAAAGTATGCAGAAACGTACTGTTTGGTGTGATTTGATTTAATAAACGTACTGTTTCAGATTTTTTGCAAGAATtgtgattatttttatgattaattTGATAGAAATATGGCAGACTCTGTTGATTGATCAAATGTTTGATaataatgttattattattatgaaaatgagTGAAATGACAAATAATTGCTGTAAATATTTAATTAAGTATGATCATATCCTATACCATGAATGGCACACATCATTGGCTAGTTGGAAGTGCATTGCTTGCATAAGCATGGAGGTGTTTTACTAGCTTGCAGTGTAAGATCAAAAGCCAGAAAGATAGTTTTTGGTAGGGTGATTGACAGAGAAGAATCTGAATCATATTAGACATTTTATCTATGCACCATATAAAAATCAGACATGAGAAGAGAGGACACATGAGTCAAATCTTCTCACCAAAGCCAATTACTTTGACATGAAGAAAGCATTGCAAATAAAGTTAAAAGAAGCAATGTTTTCTATGGCCAAGAGAGAGAAAAGCAAAGTGAGAGGGAGCCTTGTGAAAGAGAAATAGGAGTTGAAAGCACTGGCTACACTTGTGTTGGTGTGTACTCCATCTCTAAGGTTAAAACAGGTGTCTAAAGTTCATGAGAGAGGTTACATCCTCAAGTTACTTTTGCTTTAAAGACACTCAGATGCCTCACTTTGATTTCCCCACAAGTCATTCTTGTAGTCTTTCTTTGTAT harbors:
- the LOC135623643 gene encoding uncharacterized protein LOC135623643 — translated: MPFQMKVRPIDSEGAIAFAPRSDPWKAAAKSRLKRLLERQFPSVLRPSLAEKLAGSGDWREKEREEDGGDVEPSSVCLDTMVLSFIENGNHEKPPRGRCNCFNASFDDSSDDGFDARDGDASGSSSPTGDAAESIEGLVPCASVAERNLLADASKILEKARNSKNKDVCRRMVVDGLRSLGYDAAICKSRWDKSPSFPAGEYEYIDVVVDGGDRLLVDVDFKSEFEVARPSKSYRAVLHHLPSVFVGRPERLQSIVALASEAGRQSLKKKGLHVPPWRQPEYTRAKWLSPYQRTTAMEAKEESASGGVKSGRGSGIIPCSISAVNFSGEFEESGVGKLGDDSPVATAVAKKKTEVAASPWRPSPARPTAAGVKAITGLALVL